The DNA region CGCGCGGCGACGGTCTTGAGCGGCAGGGCCGATTGGGACTCCAGCAGGCGCCGCGCGCCCTCCAACCGGGCGGATTCGACGAAGGCCGAGGGCGTCTGCCCCGTCTCCTGCGCGAACACGCGGCGGAAGTGGCGCTCGCTCATCGCGGCGCGCGCGGCCAGCGCCGCCAGCGGCATGGGCTCTTCCAGGTGCTGCAGCACCCAGTTCTGCACGGCATGGATGTCGCGGTGCACGGTGGCCTGGCTGGCCAGCTGCACGCTGAACTGCGATTGCCCGCCCGGCCGCTTGAGGTACATGACCAGATCGCGCGCCACTTCCAGCGCCAGTTCATGGCCGAAGTCCTCCTCCACCACTGCCAGCGCCAGGTCGATGCCGGCGGTCACGCCGGCCGAGGTCCACAGATGGCCGTCGCGCACATAGATCGCGTCCGGGTCCACATCGATGGCCGGGTAGCGCTGGCGCAGCAGGCCCGCCACGCCCCAGTGCGTGGCCGCGCGGCGGCCATCGAGCAGCCCGGCCGCGGCCAGAAAGAAGCTGCCCGAGCACAGCGCGATCAGCCGCGCCACCTGGGGCGCCACGCGCGCCGTCCACGCCACGAGGTCGGGCGAGGCGGCCAGCACCTGTTCGATGTTGCGCGAGCCGACCAGCAGGACGGTGCAGCCCGTGCCGTCCTGCTCCAGCTCGGCCAGGGTGTGCGTGGCGTTCAGGGCCATCAGCGTGTCCGACGGCACGGCGCCCTTGTGCGCGGCCACCACGCGCACCTCATAGCCGTCCGGCCGCCCGTGCTGGCGCAGGTGCACGTTGGCATAGTCGAAGACCGACATCGGCCCCACGGCCTCCAGCGCCTTGAAGCCGGGGTAGACGACGAGGTCGATGCGGTGGGCGTGGGCGTGAGCGTGCGGAGGGTGGTGGTCCATGGGGCGGCAAGAACAAGGCGAGGTGGCGGGTACGGGTGCCCGCGCGAAGGGCGCCCGACTATACGTGAGCGGGCAGGCGCCATGTCCGCACGGGCCGCGTACCCTCAGATTCGGCCATATCCCCAAAACGAGCGGCCATCCGCCCCGGTGGCCGGAGCACATCGCCTACAGTGCACCTTGTTCACCCGAGACCGTTCACCGCGTGTGACCGCCGGCCACCCACCGATGCCCGCGGCATGCGCGCCCTCCCCCCTGTACCGACATACACCACACCATGAGCATCAAGTCCAAAGCCGCCGTGGCCTTCAAGGCCGGAGAACCCCTGCAGATCGTCGAGATCGACGTGGCGCCGCCCCAGAAGGGCGAAGTGCTCATCAAGATCACCGACACCGGCGTCTGCCACACCGATGCCTTCACGCTCTCCGGCGAAGACCCCGAGGGCCTGTTCCCCGTGGTGCTGGGCCACGAAGGCGCGGGCATCGTGGTCGAAGTGGGCGAAGGCGTGACCAGCGTGAAGCCCGGCGACCATGTGATCCCGCTGTACACCGCCGAATGCGGCGAGTGCCTGTTCTGCAAGAGCGGCAAGACCAACCTCTGCGTGGCCGTGCGCGCCACCCAGGGCAAGGGCGTGATGCCCGACGGCACGACCCGCTTCAGCTACAACGGCCAGCCCATCTACCACTACATGGGCTGCAGCACGTTCAGCGAATACACCGTGGTGGCCGAGGTCTCGCTGGCCAAGATCAACCCCGACGCCAACCCCGAGCAGGTCTGCCTGCTGGGCTGCGGCGTGACGACCGGCCTGGGCGCCGTGAAGAACACCGCCAAGGTGCAGGAGGGCGACACCGTCGCCGTATTCGGCCTGGGCGGCATCGGCCTGGCCGTGATCCAGGGCGCCAAGCTGGCCAAGGCCGGCCGCATCATCGCCATCGACACCAACCCCAGCAAGTTCGACCTGGCCAAGACCTTCGGCGCGACGGACTGCATCAACCCCAAGGACTTCGACAAGCCGATCCAGCAGGTGATCGTGGAGATGACGACCT from Paracidovorax wautersii includes:
- a CDS encoding helix-turn-helix domain-containing protein, whose protein sequence is MDHHPPHAHAHAHRIDLVVYPGFKALEAVGPMSVFDYANVHLRQHGRPDGYEVRVVAAHKGAVPSDTLMALNATHTLAELEQDGTGCTVLLVGSRNIEQVLAASPDLVAWTARVAPQVARLIALCSGSFFLAAAGLLDGRRAATHWGVAGLLRQRYPAIDVDPDAIYVRDGHLWTSAGVTAGIDLALAVVEEDFGHELALEVARDLVMYLKRPGGQSQFSVQLASQATVHRDIHAVQNWVLQHLEEPMPLAALAARAAMSERHFRRVFAQETGQTPSAFVESARLEGARRLLESQSALPLKTVAARVGLGSEQALRHLFVRHLGITPQAYRERFGGAARR
- a CDS encoding S-(hydroxymethyl)glutathione dehydrogenase/class III alcohol dehydrogenase encodes the protein MKSKAAVAFKAGEPLQIVEIDVAPPQKGEVLIKITDTGVCHTDAFTLSGEDPEGLFPVVLGHEGAGIVVEVGEGVTSVKPGDHVIPLYTAECGECLFCKSGKTNLCVAVRATQGKGVMPDGTTRFSYNGQPIYHYMGCSTFSEYTVVAEVSLAKINPDANPEQVCLLGCGVTTGLGAVKNTAKVQEGDTVAVFGLGGIGLAVIQGAKLAKAGRIIAIDTNPSKFDLAKTFGATDCINPKDFDKPIQQVIVEMTTWGVDHSFECIGNTHVMRAALECAHRGWGQSVIIGVAGAGQEISTRPFQLVTGRKWLGTAFGGVKGRSELPGMVEDAMAGKIQLEPFVTHTMGLDQINEAFDLMHEGKSIRSVVKYAA